TTCTGTTGCATCGATCCAATCCTGAAGGAGTCCCACCATGTCCATGGGAGCGCTTCCGCGTCTGACCAGGTACGTCATCGCCTTCGCCGCTGCGGGCCTGATCTTGTCAGCGTCCAGCATCGCTTACGCTGACGACGTCATCCCGGCCCCCGAGCCGACCGTTACCGTCACCGCGCCGACACCGGCTCAGGAGACGGACCCCGCGGCCGAGGCGCCGTCGCCAACCCCCGCCCTGATCGACACTCCGGTGGAGTCGGCGCCGAACTCGCACACGGGCGGCATGTAGTTGGGGCGTCGAGCCCAGAGGACGGCAAGAACCCCAGCGAGTCTCGGAGAATCATGATCATCTGTCACGCCATCCGCATGTGGCTGCTCAGCCTGGCCGTGATGTCGGTCGCGGGCTGGGTGACGACCGCTCTTGCCTTCCTCGCCTTGTACGTCAACGAAGCTCTCACCGTGAGAGCCGCAGTCATGTTGGGTGTGTGGACGGCCGTGGCGCCCATGGCTGCCACGTTCCAGATCGTCTGGTGGCAGAAGAGGCTTCGTGTGGCTCGGCAGACGATCCTTCTCGGGCAGCATCACAAACGTTTGTTCGAGAACATGCGTGGGGAGATCAGCTCTATCGCGCGCTGACAGCGCAGTCACGCGCCATCGGGGAGGGAAACGACGTGCCGCACCGGATCGCCGGCCTCAGCCATGAGCAGGAGCGCCTCTATCGGCATCTCTTGGCCACCGGGCCCGCCAGCATCGGTGAGCTGGAGGGCCAGTTCGGTGAACAGGTCCACGATGACCTGTACGAGCTCACGGTCCGGGGGCTTGTGCACGGAGACCCCCCGATGGCGCGGCGTCCGTCCATCGCGCTGAATGGCGTCCTCACGGCGCACGAGGCGGAGCTTCGGCGGGTCCAGTCCTACGTCGAAGACCTGGACCGCATGTACGACAACGCCCACCAGCCCGAGGACGGCGACGCCACCACCGTGCTGCCCAGCCGCGAACAGGTCCTGCACTGGTACGAGGTCCTGAACGCTACGGCCGAGCACGAGATCATGCAGCTCGTCACGCACCCCTTCCTGCCCTTGAAGCGGCCCGAACGTACTGGCGAAACTTCGAGCCAAGATCGTGTAAACCACCCCGCGAAGTGCCGCGTCATCTTTGAGTGGCAAGCATTCCAGAGCCAGTCGGCGATCAACGGCCTGCATCACTCCCTCGATCGGGGGTGCGAAATCAGGCTCGCTGAAAGGCTGCCGCACAAGCTCCTGATCTCGGATCGGCGCATGGCCATGACACCTCGCTACCCTCGCGACCGCGAGCGCAGCCCCATGCTGCTCGTGCAGCCCGGCGCGTTGGTGGACTTCCTTGTCCACGCCTTCGAGTCCGAATGGGAACGGGCGCTGCCACTTCAGCCCGACCCAGGGCAGTTCACGAGCTCCAGCGGCTTGGACTCCGACGAGATGGCGGTCCTGGAGATGCTGGTGGGTGGCGCCCCTGTCGAGCGCATCGCCAGCGCGCTCAACGTGCACACGCGCACCGTGAACCGACGCCTCGAAGGCATCAAGCGCAAGGCCGGCGTGACCACTCTGTTCCAGCTCGGCGCATTCGCGTCGCGTCACTGGCTGAACTGAGCATCACTCCGGCCGGAGGATGCGCAGTTGGGCACCGTAGGTTTCCAAGGTCGTATTGATCTGGGCCAGCAGGATCGCTTCCATCTGGCTGCGCTGCTCCTTGGGGACGCCCTTCATGGTCCGTATCTCCTGGAGCATCGCCTGAAACCTCTGCTGAACATGCTCAGGCGTGACATCCGCGTCAATACTGGCCAGAGCGGAGTCCGTTCTCGTGCGCTCTCGGATCCACTCCTTGAACAGTTCGGCCGCCACCGGCCGGCCCCGCTCGTACAAGTCGTCCGGCGCGATGAGAGGATCGCCCGCCAAGTCGTTGATCGCGGCTGCCATCAGGACGAGTTCCCGAT
The nucleotide sequence above comes from Nonomuraea gerenzanensis. Encoded proteins:
- a CDS encoding LuxR C-terminal-related transcriptional regulator; translated protein: MPHRIAGLSHEQERLYRHLLATGPASIGELEGQFGEQVHDDLYELTVRGLVHGDPPMARRPSIALNGVLTAHEAELRRVQSYVEDLDRMYDNAHQPEDGDATTVLPSREQVLHWYEVLNATAEHEIMQLVTHPFLPLKRPERTGETSSQDRVNHPAKCRVIFEWQAFQSQSAINGLHHSLDRGCEIRLAERLPHKLLISDRRMAMTPRYPRDRERSPMLLVQPGALVDFLVHAFESEWERALPLQPDPGQFTSSSGLDSDEMAVLEMLVGGAPVERIASALNVHTRTVNRRLEGIKRKAGVTTLFQLGAFASRHWLN